One stretch of Phycisphaerae bacterium DNA includes these proteins:
- a CDS encoding terminase family protein — MKATGNRQQATAGTQGLSTALAGLLLPYQKRMVQCEERFCIWRWSRQVGKSFGASLRRIMRGMARRRNQIFLSAGMRQSRELMDKARTHLKAMQIAFESSEYDEVFEGFECRVLEAKIPAFGMRIIALPANPNTARGFTGDVLLDEFALHAHDREIFAAVYASLTRGNGELDVCSTPKGRQNWFYKLWTNDAYAKDTVTIYDAIADGLDVDADQLRAGIADDELWRQEYLCEFVDEATAFLTYEMIMACEDEKLPLELALQQQQATGNGQWAIGEDLFVGIDVGRKRDLTVIWGFEQIGSMLISAGMIELNAMPFRGQYEIISKLLESGRVRRACIDATGLGMQLAEELGERFGTYKVEPCPFTPKLKDEIAGKLRVKFMDQNIRIPASDAVRNDLHSVAKTVTAAGNVRLSAPREEGSHADRFWAAALAVHAASGDRGPIEEIPTPDLVTAGLRGRAW; from the coding sequence ATGAAGGCAACGGGCAACAGGCAACAGGCAACAGCAGGCACGCAGGGGCTGAGTACGGCCCTGGCGGGACTTCTGCTGCCGTACCAGAAACGCATGGTGCAGTGCGAAGAGCGCTTCTGCATCTGGCGGTGGAGCCGCCAGGTGGGCAAGAGCTTCGGGGCCAGCCTGCGGCGCATCATGCGGGGCATGGCGCGGCGGCGCAACCAGATCTTCCTCTCGGCGGGCATGCGGCAATCCCGCGAACTGATGGACAAAGCCCGCACGCACCTGAAGGCCATGCAGATCGCCTTCGAGTCGAGCGAGTACGACGAGGTCTTCGAAGGATTCGAATGCCGCGTGCTGGAAGCCAAGATCCCCGCGTTCGGCATGCGCATCATCGCCCTGCCGGCCAACCCCAACACGGCGCGAGGATTCACCGGCGACGTGCTCCTCGACGAGTTCGCCCTGCACGCCCACGATCGCGAGATCTTCGCGGCGGTGTACGCCTCGCTCACGCGCGGCAACGGCGAGCTCGACGTGTGCTCCACGCCCAAGGGGCGGCAGAACTGGTTCTACAAGCTCTGGACCAACGACGCCTACGCCAAGGACACGGTGACCATCTACGACGCGATCGCCGACGGCCTGGACGTGGATGCCGACCAACTCCGCGCGGGCATCGCCGACGATGAGCTCTGGCGGCAGGAGTACCTCTGCGAGTTCGTGGACGAAGCCACGGCCTTCCTCACCTACGAAATGATCATGGCGTGTGAGGACGAGAAGCTGCCGCTGGAGCTTGCGCTCCAGCAGCAGCAGGCAACAGGCAATGGGCAATGGGCAATAGGCGAAGACCTGTTCGTGGGGATCGACGTGGGGCGGAAGCGCGACCTCACCGTGATCTGGGGATTCGAGCAGATCGGCTCCATGCTCATCTCCGCGGGGATGATCGAACTGAATGCGATGCCGTTTCGAGGGCAGTACGAGATCATCTCGAAACTTCTCGAAAGCGGCCGCGTGCGGCGGGCGTGCATCGACGCCACCGGCCTGGGCATGCAACTGGCGGAGGAGCTCGGCGAACGATTCGGCACGTACAAGGTCGAGCCCTGCCCGTTCACGCCCAAGCTCAAGGACGAGATCGCCGGGAAGCTGCGCGTGAAGTTCATGGACCAGAACATCCGCATCCCGGCCAGCGACGCCGTCCGCAATGACCTGCACAGCGTCGCCAAGACCGTGACGGCGGCGGGCAACGTACGACTCTCCGCGCCACGCGAGGAAGGCAGCCACGCGGACCGCTTCTGGGCGGCGGCGCTGGCCGTGCACGCGGCGAGCGGAGACCGGGGGCCGATCGAGGAAATTCCCACGCCGGACCTGGTGACGGCGGGACTGCGAGGTCGGGCATGGTGA
- a CDS encoding DUF935 family protein, giving the protein MVRTGNMIANSFRWARDAWTNLTRPRAGALVRPDAQLDFVRAAVSDNLTFSRLRTLLISGDNGDLETTLQLFAEMRQKDLNLRSVADTRIGALTGLDYEILPESDTKESQLAEEAAAFVREGIKRIAGFDETLEHLAEGIGTNLSVAETVWGENDLVEALTPVPHWRLRSDTQKPGLVLVATHEAPRGEAVAGPKWIVHEPYFSGGHPLSQSLYRSSALIYLVKMLAVADYATYCETYGMPMRVAKYPPGISTDERTALINMMENLGSKAYGVFSQGVELDLHESSQRGTQPFEALINLCDRSMAKLWLGGNLTSDTTGGTGTFAAAAVQDDVREDKLDDDIRREARTIEAQLFAPMCLYHFRRPVPLPKFRRTKPDTTDRNQLAQLLNTVTQQMGLPVAEEWAYDALGIPKPEEGEAVIERNLGAFGETLQEETDSGQQGFGGGSF; this is encoded by the coding sequence ATGGTGAGAACGGGGAACATGATCGCCAACAGCTTCCGCTGGGCACGAGACGCCTGGACGAACCTGACGCGGCCTCGGGCCGGGGCTCTGGTCCGACCCGACGCGCAATTGGACTTCGTCCGCGCCGCCGTGTCCGACAACCTCACCTTCAGCCGGTTGCGCACCCTGCTGATCAGCGGCGATAACGGCGACCTGGAGACGACGCTGCAACTCTTCGCGGAGATGCGGCAGAAGGACCTGAACCTGCGGAGCGTGGCGGACACGCGCATCGGCGCCCTGACGGGACTTGATTACGAGATTCTGCCCGAGTCGGACACGAAGGAATCACAACTGGCCGAAGAGGCGGCGGCGTTCGTGCGCGAAGGGATCAAGCGCATCGCGGGCTTCGACGAGACGCTCGAACACCTCGCCGAGGGCATCGGCACCAACCTCTCCGTGGCGGAGACCGTCTGGGGGGAGAACGACCTGGTCGAGGCGCTCACGCCGGTGCCCCACTGGCGGCTGCGAAGTGATACGCAGAAGCCGGGGCTCGTTCTTGTGGCCACGCATGAGGCGCCGCGCGGGGAGGCGGTGGCAGGGCCGAAGTGGATCGTTCACGAGCCGTACTTTTCCGGCGGGCACCCCCTGTCGCAAAGCCTCTACCGCAGCAGCGCTCTGATCTACCTGGTGAAGATGCTGGCCGTGGCCGACTACGCGACCTACTGCGAGACCTACGGGATGCCCATGCGCGTGGCCAAGTATCCGCCGGGCATCAGCACCGACGAGCGCACGGCGCTGATCAACATGATGGAGAATCTCGGTTCCAAGGCCTACGGCGTGTTCTCGCAGGGCGTCGAGCTCGATCTCCACGAAAGCAGCCAGCGGGGCACGCAGCCCTTCGAGGCGCTGATCAACCTGTGCGATCGCTCCATGGCCAAGCTCTGGCTGGGCGGCAACCTCACCAGCGATACGACGGGCGGAACGGGTACCTTCGCGGCGGCGGCCGTGCAGGACGACGTCCGCGAGGACAAGCTCGACGACGACATCCGCCGCGAAGCGCGAACCATCGAGGCACAACTCTTCGCCCCGATGTGCCTCTACCACTTCCGCCGTCCGGTTCCACTGCCCAAGTTCCGACGCACCAAGCCCGACACGACGGATCGCAACCAACTCGCCCAACTGCTCAACACCGTGACGCAGCAGATGGGCCTGCCGGTCGCCGAGGAGTGGGCCTACGACGCCCTGGGTATTCCCAAGCCGGAAGAGGGCGAG